DNA from Fibrobacter sp. UWEL:
CTATGCGGCGGCAGAAATTCATAAGACCGCTTTTATAGGGCCTGGCTGTGTGGTAATGCCTGGTGCAAAGATTGGTGCCAATTGTGTTTTGGAAGCGAACGTAACCGTGTATCCCAATGTGGTCATCGGGGAAAACTGCACATTCCAAGCGGGTGTTGTTGTTGGTAGCCGCGGATTTGGTTTCTACGAATACCAGGGCAAACGTCGCATGGTTCCTCACTTGGCTGGGGTTCGCATTGGCAATAACTGTAGCTTCGGGGCAAACACTGTGGTGGCCGCAGGTTTTATTTCGCCCACCACCATCGGGAACGACAGCCACTTTGATGCCATGGTTCAAATCGGGCACAACAGTGTTGTAGGCAACAACGTCTATATGGCTGCACAAACTGCTTTAGGTGGCACCACCATCGTAGAAGACGACGTGAATATCGCTGGCGGCGCAAAGACTGCAGGCCATTTGACTGTGGGACGCGGCGCAACCATTACTGCAAAGGCTGGCGTCACCAAGAGCGTCCCCGCAGGCCGCACCGTAGCAGGTTTCCCCGCTATAGACGCTGATGTCTGGCGCAGGCAAATGGTGGAACTCCGTGTGGTGGCCAAGAAACATTTGAAGAAATAGGTTTGGGCTTTTTACCCATTAGCCTCTACCATTTCCATCACCTGCTCCACGGTCGCAAAATCCATGATGCTGTAGCCGCATAGGCCGTTGCCCATATCCTTGAAACTTGCTCCGAAATGGTAAACCTTTTCGTCAACGAGTAGAAATCTATCGTGAACTTGCCGCATGTTTCTTAGCTGCAATCCTGGGTATTGTTTGTTATGAATTTCCACCTGGTTTTGTAATGCCGTGGTGATGCGAGCTGTATAGACGATTGCTGTAACTTTCGGCTTTCGAAATGCTGCGAAATTTAATGCGGTGACATCTGCAAATGGGTCGATGAACACTACGGATTTTTCGGCGGATTTTACAAGTTCTGCAATGAGGGCGAAGCCGTCCCAGCGGGAATTGGCTGGGAGAATTCTTCCTTCAGGAGGCTTGGGACCTTTTACGAAGAAATCCACTTGATTTTCAAGGGCCTTGATTCGTGCAGAGTGATTCTCCTGCTCGTTTTTCAGGTCGATAATACGGTTTTCGTGATTTGCCAAATGGTGGTCGATGCGCTCTTCTGCTATAAGAAGCCGCTGATTGATGCTGAAGCCTTTGAGGAGGTGATCTTTAAGGACTTTGTTGGCCCATTGGCGAAAACGGGTTGCATTTTTGCTGTTTACTCTATAGCCGATAGAGATGATTGCGTCTAGATTGTAAAGTTTTGTTCTGTAGTTTTTCCCATCGGCGGCAGTTAGTTCCATTTTGGAACTAACTGAACTTTCGATGAGTTCCTCTGACGAAAAAATGTTTGCTAAATGCTTTGTTATAGCTTGCCTTTTCGTCCCGAATAAATCCGCAATTTGTTGTTGCGTCAGCCATACGGTTTCGTTTTCGAGACGGACATCAAGATGCAACTCGCCATCGGCATGGTAGGCGATGATTTCGCCTTTTTCGGGCGCTTTTTCCGGTTGATTTTCCATCGGATACTCCGAGGAACGCATTTCCCATGATGCGAGGTGACTCGCGGGCCCCTGTCGGGGGATATATGAAAAACCGGCGTTTCCGGCTGGGATAAATATACAAATTGCAAAAGTCAGATTATGACAATCTGCGTTTTTGACTATATTTTTTTTGAAAAAAGGGAATAAATTAGGAGAACATATGAAAAATTCTTTTCCGAGTGTCATTCTGAGCGAATCATCCCGCGTCATTCTGAGCGTAGCGAAGAATCTAGCGATGTTGTCTATCGCAGCAGTCATGTTCGTGGCCTGCGGTGGCGATAACGGCTCCAGCGCCAAGGACGACGATTCCTCCAGCAGCGTTGCTGACGAGGAAAAATCCTCCTCTAGCACAAAGAATAGCTCCTCTAGCGATAATGAATCCTCCAGCTCTGCTAAGGAATCCTCTTCCAGCACAGTTAAGAGCAGCAGCTCTTCCAGCGTCATCCTGAGCTCATCGAGCGAAGGATCCAGTAGCTCGGCTAAGAGCAGCTCCTCTGTTGCTTCTAGCTCTAGCGCAAAGTCCTCTTCTAGCACAGCAAAGAGCAGTTCTTCTGTTGCTTCTAGTTCCAGTGCTAAGTCTTCCTCTAGCAGCGCTAAGAGTAGTAGCAGCTCTGTGAAGGTGTCTAGCAGCAGCGAGTATAAACCGTTTGATCATTCTATTTATCTTGCACCTTCAATGACTGTAGGGCCTGATCGTTACAAGCAGTTTACTGATGAACGTACTGGTCGTAGCTACTACTATATCACCATTACAGGTAGGGATACCAGTTACAAGGCTAATTCTGTGACCGTCATGGCGGAAAATCTGAATATTGGTGAAATGATTCGCGGAAGAACAAACCAGGAAGATGATTCGAAAATTGAACGTTATTGTTATGACAACGACACCACCAATTGTGATAAGTATGGCGGTCTTTACCAATGGGCGGAAATGATGGCTTTGCCTAGCCGTTGCAATACGGAAAGTTGCGCCGATTTGATTCAGGAAAACCATCAGGGCATTTGCCCCGAGGGCTGGCGTTTGCTGACCTATAACGATATGTACACCATAGTCCATGCAGATGGAAATGAGGATGGTATCAAAGGTGTTCGCTCTGTTCCTTTTGGAGGCTTTAATACTACCGGATACTCTTTGGTTGGTGCTGGGTATTTGTGGAACTTTGCATTTGATGGTATGAATAGTAGTACATATTGGCATTATCCCGTTGAAAGAACCGAGAAAAGGTCTAATGCCTCGTGGGCTACTAACAGCAGCACTGATTTTCAGGTTGCTTCGACCAATAAAACCAACGGTCTTTCCGTCCGTTGCGTAAAGCTAGAAACTGAAGAATAATTCTCATCTCCTAAAAAATTTCG
Protein-coding regions in this window:
- a CDS encoding DapH/DapD/GlmU-related protein, whose translation is MTPVQLNEVLDQLAMDFDGPVCYDRNCPDFELTGFASMEKATPTDVSFWNGNIKSITGAAGFSRKDLENCEAGLLFVPSRLMKDESATELRQVFPEVRCLVSVDNPYHAMVRFMEKFGPTPYAAAEIHKTAFIGPGCVVMPGAKIGANCVLEANVTVYPNVVIGENCTFQAGVVVGSRGFGFYEYQGKRRMVPHLAGVRIGNNCSFGANTVVAAGFISPTTIGNDSHFDAMVQIGHNSVVGNNVYMAAQTALGGTTIVEDDVNIAGGAKTAGHLTVGRGATITAKAGVTKSVPAGRTVAGFPAIDADVWRRQMVELRVVAKKHLKK
- the rhuM gene encoding RhuM family protein; translated protein: MENQPEKAPEKGEIIAYHADGELHLDVRLENETVWLTQQQIADLFGTKRQAITKHLANIFSSEELIESSVSSKMELTAADGKNYRTKLYNLDAIISIGYRVNSKNATRFRQWANKVLKDHLLKGFSINQRLLIAEERIDHHLANHENRIIDLKNEQENHSARIKALENQVDFFVKGPKPPEGRILPANSRWDGFALIAELVKSAEKSVVFIDPFADVTALNFAAFRKPKVTAIVYTARITTALQNQVEIHNKQYPGLQLRNMRQVHDRFLLVDEKVYHFGASFKDMGNGLCGYSIMDFATVEQVMEMVEANG
- a CDS encoding FISUMP domain-containing protein, with the protein product MKNSFPSVILSESSRVILSVAKNLAMLSIAAVMFVACGGDNGSSAKDDDSSSSVADEEKSSSSTKNSSSSDNESSSSAKESSSSTVKSSSSSSVILSSSSEGSSSSAKSSSSVASSSSAKSSSSTAKSSSSVASSSSAKSSSSSAKSSSSSVKVSSSSEYKPFDHSIYLAPSMTVGPDRYKQFTDERTGRSYYYITITGRDTSYKANSVTVMAENLNIGEMIRGRTNQEDDSKIERYCYDNDTTNCDKYGGLYQWAEMMALPSRCNTESCADLIQENHQGICPEGWRLLTYNDMYTIVHADGNEDGIKGVRSVPFGGFNTTGYSLVGAGYLWNFAFDGMNSSTYWHYPVERTEKRSNASWATNSSTDFQVASTNKTNGLSVRCVKLETEE